AGAAGCTCGGTCACGAGGTGGTGGAGATTCCGGGCGGCCCGCCGAAGCTGGGCGAGGCCTGGGGCGTGTGGGGCTCGTTCGAGATGGCCGCGGCGCACCTGCACCTCCTGCCCGAGCACGAGAGCGAGTTCGTGCGCGCCAACGCGGCTGCCATGAAGGGCGCGTGGGACATGAAGCCCGAGTGGTTCAGCCAGGCCGCGCAGGCGCGGCTCGCGCTGTCGAGGTGGGCCGGGTCGGTGTTCTCGGAGTTCGACCTGCTCGTGACTCCCACCGTGCCCTACGACCCGCCGCCGGCGAAGGGGCCGTTCCCGCGCGAGACCGAGGGCCGGAAGCAGCTCGCCTGGGGCGTGGCGTCGTTCACGATCCCGTTCAATCTGTCACTTCACCCGGCGTGCTCGCTGCGCGTGGGCATCTCGCGCGCGGGGCTGCCGATCGGCCTGCAGATCGTGGCCGAGCGCCACCGCGACGAGCTCGTGCTGCAGGCCGCGCAAGCGCTCGAGCGCGAGCGCCCGGCGCACCCGCACTGGCCGGCCGTCTAGCGCACGTGCCATCCTCCCGCGCATGAAGATCGCGCTGGCCGCGGACCACGCGGGGTTCGCGTTCAAGGAGAAGCTGCTCGCCGAGCTGCGCCGCGCCGGCCACGAAGTGACTGACTTCGGCACGTCGGGCACGGAGTCGTGCGACTACCCCGACTTCGCGATCCCCGCCGTCATGAGCGTGGCCGAGGGCAAGCACGAGCGCGCGATCCTGGCCTGCACCAACGGCATCGGCATGGCCATGGTGGCCAACCGCGTGCCCGGGATCCGCGGGGCGCTGGTCTACAACGCGCGCAGCGCGGCCATGACGCGGCAGCACCACGATTCGAACGTGCTGTGTCTCGGCGCCGGGGAGTTTCCGGCCGAGACGCTGCTCGAGTGGGTGCGCACCTGGCTCTCGACCGAGTTCGAGGGCGGGCGCCACGCGCGCCGCATCGGGAAGGTCACGGCGCTGGAGCGCAAGTGACTCGCTCGGCGCTGCTGGCCGAGCTCGAGGCCGACGCCGCCTTCGTCTACCGCACGCTCTCGCCCACGCCGCAGATCGCCTGGCCGCTGCTCGCCGGGCGCGCGGGCTGCGAGGTCTGGGTCAAGCACGAGAACCACGGCCCGCTGGGCTCGTTCAAGGCGCGCGGCGGACTGACCTACGTGCGCGAGCTCTGCGCGAGTCGGCCCGCCGTGCGCGGCGTGGTCTCGGCCACGCGCGGCAACCACGGGCAGAGCGTGCCGTTCGCGGCGCGCCGGGCCGGCCTCGAGGCCACGATCGTGGTGCCGCACGGCAACAGCGTCGACAAGAACGCGGCG
The genomic region above belongs to Myxococcota bacterium and contains:
- the rpiB gene encoding ribose 5-phosphate isomerase B translates to MKIALAADHAGFAFKEKLLAELRRAGHEVTDFGTSGTESCDYPDFAIPAVMSVAEGKHERAILACTNGIGMAMVANRVPGIRGALVYNARSAAMTRQHHDSNVLCLGAGEFPAETLLEWVRTWLSTEFEGGRHARRIGKVTALERK